One Thomasclavelia spiroformis DSM 1552 DNA window includes the following coding sequences:
- a CDS encoding amidophosphoribosyltransferase: MSGFFGVASKESCVLDLFFGVDYHSHLGTRRAGMAVHGADGFQRSIHNIQNSPFRTKFEKDIEEFEGNLGVGCISDNEAQPLLVKSSVGSFAITTVGRINNLEQLKNECFDNGTTHFLEMSSGEINPTELVAALISQKDNIVEGIKHAQELIKGSMSILILTAEGIYAARDKLGRTPIIIGEKSSGYCVTFESSAFLNLGYHHYRDLGPGEIIFMQPNKIEVKQEPGDKMKICSFLWVYYGYPTSTYEGVNVECMRNRCGSLLAGRDDVHPDCVAGVPDSGIAHAVGYSNASNIPFARPFIKYTPTWPRSFMPTSQKQRNMIAKMKLIPVKELIKDKKLLLIDDSIVRGTQLGETTQFLYDSGAKEVHVRPACPPIMFGCKYLNFSRSSSELDLITRRVIQKLEGDNVSEEVLKEYADPDSERYKTMCEEIRRRSNFTSLRYHRLDDMIEAIGLDKCKLCTYCWDGNED; encoded by the coding sequence ATGAGTGGATTTTTTGGTGTAGCCTCAAAAGAGAGCTGTGTATTGGATTTGTTTTTTGGAGTTGATTATCATTCACATTTAGGAACAAGACGTGCTGGAATGGCAGTACATGGAGCTGATGGATTTCAAAGATCAATTCATAATATTCAAAACTCTCCTTTTCGAACTAAATTTGAAAAGGATATTGAAGAATTTGAGGGTAATTTAGGTGTTGGATGTATTTCTGATAATGAAGCACAACCTTTATTAGTTAAATCTAGTGTAGGATCGTTCGCTATTACTACTGTTGGTAGAATTAATAATTTAGAACAGTTAAAAAATGAGTGTTTTGATAATGGAACAACACATTTTTTAGAAATGAGTTCTGGAGAAATTAATCCAACCGAATTAGTAGCAGCATTAATTAGTCAAAAAGATAATATTGTTGAAGGGATTAAGCATGCTCAAGAATTAATAAAAGGGTCAATGAGTATTTTAATTTTAACAGCTGAAGGAATATATGCGGCAAGAGATAAATTGGGTAGAACACCTATAATTATCGGGGAAAAATCAAGTGGGTATTGTGTAACATTTGAAAGCAGTGCTTTTTTAAATCTGGGGTATCATCATTATCGTGATTTAGGTCCTGGAGAAATTATTTTTATGCAACCAAATAAAATTGAAGTTAAACAAGAACCAGGAGATAAAATGAAAATTTGTTCATTCTTATGGGTTTACTATGGTTATCCAACTTCAACTTATGAAGGCGTAAATGTTGAATGCATGCGTAATCGCTGTGGTAGTTTATTAGCAGGACGAGATGATGTTCATCCAGATTGTGTTGCTGGGGTACCAGATTCAGGAATAGCTCATGCAGTAGGATATTCTAATGCATCTAATATACCGTTTGCTAGACCATTTATTAAATATACGCCAACTTGGCCTCGTTCATTTATGCCTACGAGCCAAAAACAACGTAACATGATTGCAAAAATGAAATTAATTCCAGTAAAAGAGTTAATCAAAGATAAAAAGTTATTATTGATTGATGATTCGATTGTTCGTGGAACACAATTAGGGGAAACAACACAATTCTTATATGATAGTGGTGCAAAAGAAGTTCATGTACGTCCAGCATGTCCACCAATTATGTTTGGATGTAAATATTTAAATTTCTCACGTTCTAGTTCAGAATTGGATTTGATTACACGTCGTGTGATTCAAAAATTAGAAGGTGATAATGTTAGTGAAGAAGTATTAAAAGAATACGCTGATCCTGATAGTGAAAGATACAAAACAATGTGTGAAGAAATTAGAAGACGTTCTAATTTTACATCACTTAGATATCATCGTTTAGATGATATGATTGAAGCAATTGGTTTAGATAAATGTAAATTATGTACTTATTGTTGGGACGGTAATGAAGATTAG
- the crcB gene encoding fluoride efflux transporter CrcB has translation MIECLVVGIGGFIGAICRYLMGLVPIKVTFLNTMIINIIGAMVIGVVVALGSKYSLDNRVILFLKTGICGGFTTFSTFSLETVDLISNGKVLTAFIYVVLTVIFCILAVWLGKCIVVKQSIF, from the coding sequence ATGATTGAATGTTTGGTAGTTGGAATAGGTGGATTTATTGGTGCTATCTGTCGTTATTTAATGGGATTGGTACCAATTAAAGTAACTTTTTTAAATACAATGATTATTAATATTATTGGAGCAATGGTAATTGGGGTAGTTGTTGCTTTAGGTAGTAAATATTCGTTAGATAATAGAGTTATATTATTTTTAAAGACAGGGATATGTGGAGGTTTTACTACTTTTTCAACTTTTTCTTTGGAAACAGTTGATTTAATTAGCAATGGGAAAGTTCTAACAGCATTTATATATGTAGTATTGACAGTTATATTTTGTATATTGGCAGTGTGGTTGGGAAAATGTATTGTGGTTAAGCAAAGTATTTTTTAG